The following nucleotide sequence is from Bacteroidota bacterium.
GAAATATGGTGATTTCGGTCAACGAAGATACGATGTCTGTACCCCTTGATGAATTATCGCTTAAAGGCCGTCATAATATTTATAACTCTATGGCTGCCAGCATTGCATCTAGGGTTTTGGATATAAAGAAGGAAGTTATACGAGAATGTCTCCAGGATTTTAAAGGTGTTGAACATCGTCTGGAGCGTTTTATCAAGGTGCACGGTATTGAGTTCATCAACGATTCGAAAGCCACCAACGTCAATTCGACCTGGTATGCCCTCGAATGCATGACTACTCCCACCGTGTGGATTGTGGGTGGCGTGGATAAAGGAAATGATTATTCGGAACTCCTGCCTTTGGTGAAAGAAAAGGTGAAAGCCATTGTTTGTCTTGGAGTAGACAACACCAAAATTCACAGTGCTTTCGATGGGGTAATTGAAATAATTGTCGATGCAGGCTCGATGAAAGAGGCTGTTAATAAGGCCTATAAACTTGGAGAGAAGGACGATACGGTATTACTCTCGCCGGCTTGTGCCAGTTTCGATTTATTTAAAAGCTACGAAGACCGGGGCAGCCAGTTTAAAGAATGTGTGAGAGAGCTTTAAAAGGATACTTCATAACTGAAATAGGGAATGCAAGAAACATTAAAGAAATATTTTAAAGGCGATCCGGTTATCTGGGGGGTTGTGTTTGCGCTGAGTCTGATATCCATACTGGCAGTATACAGCTCTACAGGCACTTTGGCCTATAAATACAGAGCCGGCAATGTGGCTTATTACCTGTTTAAGCATGTCTCGTTTTTGTTTCTGGGATTCCTGATAATCTATTTTTTACACTTGGTGCCTTACCAGGTTTTTTCCCGTCTTTCGCAGCTTTTCTTTTATATTTCAATTCCGTTGTTGGGCATAACTTTGGTTTTTGGTACCAGTCTCAACCAGGCCTCGCGATGGTTAACCCTGCCCGGAACAGGCTTGACATTTCAAACCTCCGACCTTGCCAAGATAGCTCTAATCATGTATCTGGCGCGTCTGCTATCGCTCAAGCAGGATACAATAAAGACCTATAAAAAAGGGTTTCTGCCTTTAATAATCCCGGTCTTTGTGGTATGCGGACTTATTATGCCGGCTAACCTTTCTACTGCCGTTTTGTTGTTTGCCGTCTCCATGATTCTGATGTTTGTGGGCCGTGTAAGAACCATTTACCTGGCCCTGGTTACGGGTATTGGCGTTGCAGCAATAGTGGGGCTTATTTTCCTGGCCTTGAATTCCGATTGGGAGGGAAGATGGGGTACCTGGAAAAACAGAATTGTCAATTTTGTGGATCAGGAAGAAGGAGACAACTACCAGGCCGAACAATCGAAGATAGCCATCGCCACCGGAGGAATACTCGGAAAAGGCCCTGGTAATAGCGTGCAGCGTAACTTTTTACCCCATCCCTATTCCGATTTTATTTTTGCAATCATTGTGGAGGAAGGGGGTGTTATTTTTGGCTTCTTCGTCATCTTTCTCTACCTCTACCTTCTCTACAGGGCCGGGGTAATTGTAAGCCGGAGTTCCCGAACCTTTCAGGCATTTCTTGCCTTTGGCCTGAGCATGATACTTGTGCTGCAGGCCATGGTGAATATGGCTGTTGCAGTGGGGGTGTTTCCAGTTACCGGACAGCCTCTTCCATTTATATCGATGGGTGGAACTTCCATATTATTTACCGCAGCAGCACTCGGCATGATATTGAGCGTGAGCCGCAGCACCGATGCCATTCCTAAAGCCGAAACTGAAGCATCTACTGAAGCAACTAATGAAAATATACCCGATGAGCAGAAAACTTAAGATATTAATAAGTGGAGGAGGAACCGGAGGTCACATATTTCCGGCTTTGTCTATTGCCAACGAACTAAAAAGACGTTTGCCTGATACCGAATTCCTTTTTGTAGGAGCCGATAACCGTATGGAAATGGAGCGCGTTCCTGCGGCTGGTTATAAAATCATTGGTTTGCCGGTGAGGGGACTTATACGAAAGCTTACCTTCGCAAATTTTTATGTGCTTCGCGATTATTTTAAAAGTTTACGTAGGGCTCGCCTTATTGTGAAGGAGTTTAAACCCGATGTGGCTGTTGGTGTTGGAGGTTATGCCTCAGCTCCGGTTATTAAAGCAGCATCTTCTTTGGGTGTACCCTGTCTTTTGCAGGAGCAGAATTCCTATGCCGGGGTTACCAATAAAATACTTTCGAGGCGTGCAAAGAAAATATGTGTTGCATACGATCAAATGGAGCGGTTTTTTCCAAAGGAAAAAATAATTCTCACCGGAAATCCGGTGCGTCCAATGCCCATCAACCAGGATCTTAAGAGGGAGGCACTAGTGCATTTTGGTATTCAAACCACAAATCCAGTATTGTTTATCATGGGAGGGAGTTTGGGCGCCAGAACAATTAACGAAGCACTTTTAGCTGCAACCGACAAACTAGGCGAAGAAGCCGTTGAGGTTATCTGGCAAACAGGGAAGTATTACTACGAAAATATCAAAACACAGCTTGATGCAAAAAACTTGAAGAATATACATGTAATGGATTTTGTAAGCCGCATGGATCTCGCCTACAATGTTGCCGATTTGATTGTGAGCCGTGCCGGGGCCATCAGTTTGTCAGAGCTTTGTTTGGTAGGAAAGCCTTCGTTGCTGGTACCTTCACCGAACGTGGCAGAAGACCATCAGACTAAAAATGCCATGGCACTTGTGCATGCAGGTGCTGCCCTGATGGTGCCCGACAACAAGGCAGTGAATGATTTGATACCAACTGCCCTGCAGACAATAAAAGATACTGCCCGCCTGGAGCAGTTAGGCTCAAATGCTTTAAAACTGGCCAGGCCAAAAGCTACCGAGACCATTGTTGATGAATTGCTTAGTTTGATTAAAGTTTAATAGATGGATATTGGCTCTTTTCATAGGGTGTATTTTTTAGGTATCGGAGGCATTGGAATGAGCGCTCTGGCCCGCTATTTTAATGCTCAGGGAGTTGCTGTAGGTGGATACGACCTTACTGCTACTGAACTGACCAGGCAGCTGGAAAGTATGGGTATGGAAATTCATTACGATGACAATCCGAACTTGATTCCTCAAGCTTTTCGCGAGCTGGAAAAAACCTTGGTGGTACTCACACCAGCTGTTCCAGAAAATCACCTTGAATGGAAATTTTTTAAGGATAAAGGATTTACGATATTAAAAAGGGCTCAGGTACTTGGTCAGATTTTTAACTCTCAAACTGGCATAGCCATTGCCGGAACGCATGGAAAAACATCAGTAACTACGTTTACCAGTTTTTTACTCAATGAAACGGGAATAGGCTGCAATGCCTTTTTAGGGGGAATTTCGAAAAATTTTAATTCAAACTTAGTACTCAATAAATCGGAATATGTAGTAGCGGAGGCTGATGAATTCGACCGCTCTTTTCTGCAGCTATTTCCCCAGTTTTTGCTTATCACTACAATCGATGCCGATCATCTCGATATTTACTCCGGGCTG
It contains:
- a CDS encoding cell division protein FtsW — translated: MQETLKKYFKGDPVIWGVVFALSLISILAVYSSTGTLAYKYRAGNVAYYLFKHVSFLFLGFLIIYFLHLVPYQVFSRLSQLFFYISIPLLGITLVFGTSLNQASRWLTLPGTGLTFQTSDLAKIALIMYLARLLSLKQDTIKTYKKGFLPLIIPVFVVCGLIMPANLSTAVLLFAVSMILMFVGRVRTIYLALVTGIGVAAIVGLIFLALNSDWEGRWGTWKNRIVNFVDQEEGDNYQAEQSKIAIATGGILGKGPGNSVQRNFLPHPYSDFIFAIIVEEGGVIFGFFVIFLYLYLLYRAGVIVSRSSRTFQAFLAFGLSMILVLQAMVNMAVAVGVFPVTGQPLPFISMGGTSILFTAAALGMILSVSRSTDAIPKAETEASTEATNENIPDEQKT
- the murG gene encoding undecaprenyldiphospho-muramoylpentapeptide beta-N-acetylglucosaminyltransferase — its product is MSRKLKILISGGGTGGHIFPALSIANELKRRLPDTEFLFVGADNRMEMERVPAAGYKIIGLPVRGLIRKLTFANFYVLRDYFKSLRRARLIVKEFKPDVAVGVGGYASAPVIKAASSLGVPCLLQEQNSYAGVTNKILSRRAKKICVAYDQMERFFPKEKIILTGNPVRPMPINQDLKREALVHFGIQTTNPVLFIMGGSLGARTINEALLAATDKLGEEAVEVIWQTGKYYYENIKTQLDAKNLKNIHVMDFVSRMDLAYNVADLIVSRAGAISLSELCLVGKPSLLVPSPNVAEDHQTKNAMALVHAGAALMVPDNKAVNDLIPTALQTIKDTARLEQLGSNALKLARPKATETIVDELLSLIKV